The following proteins come from a genomic window of Ostrinia nubilalis chromosome 29, ilOstNubi1.1, whole genome shotgun sequence:
- the LOC135085775 gene encoding glia maturation factor beta, which yields MSAQNVNVCDIGDDVKEVLKKFRFQKHSSNSALILKVNREKQALEVDEELENVELEELQDILPSHQPRFIVYSYKMEHNDGRTSFPMCFIFYTPRDAHMELQVMYAGTQRALAAAVGAPRLLEVREIDELTSEWLNEKLRR from the exons ATGTCAGCACAAAATGTAAACGTCTGTGATATAGGCGACGACGTGAAGGAGGTGTTGAAGAAGTTTCGCTTCCAGAAACACAGTTCCAACTCCGCTTTGATACTGAAG GTGAACAGAGAGAAGCAAGCTTTGGAAGTGGATGAAGAGCTGGAGAATGTGGAATTGGAAGAGCTCCAGGATATCCTTCCGTCACACCAGCCTCGGTTCATTGTGTACAG TTACAAAATGGAACACAATGATGGCAGGACGTCATTCCCCATGTGTTTCATCTTCTACACTCCACGCGACGCACACATGGAGTTACAG GTAATGTACGCAGGAACGCAAAGGGCGCTGGCAGCGGCCGTCGGCGCGCCGCGTCTGTTGGAGGTGAGAGAGATAGACGAGCTCACCTCCGAATGGCTGAACGAGAAGCTTAGGAGGTAG
- the LOC135085693 gene encoding uncharacterized protein LOC135085693 isoform X1, translated as MPWKRPDSVPKGQVWSTFKGRDRDGKPGLSFQIRDMEDEYKEQCLDLMQETFLRDEPLCRILDINSDSTSIKTIRDNWEAYLSQGVSLACFTEEDGKPGTLVGFNIVLVKSKDDPEEDMENVKGESWKKLLKTLVAAEDLVDVFDHYGVDRFLTSSGLTVLPEFRGQNIGGKIFAAREPLCKALGIKATATVFTAITSQVLAAKCGYEVLAELPYSAMMKQGIDLTDCECKTAKLMGRKFT; from the exons ATGCCCTGGAAAAGACCAGACAGCGTCCCCAAAGGGCAAGTTTGGAGCACCTTCAAAGGTCGGGATAGGGATGGAAAACCTGGTCTATC GTTCCAAATCCGCGACATGGAAGACGAGTACAAGGAGCAATGCCTGGATCTGATGCAGGAGACTTTCTTGAGGGATGAACCGCTCTGCAGGATATTGG ACATCAACTCGGACTCAACATCAATAAAAACAATCCGGGACAACTGGGAGGCGTACCTCTCTCAAGGAGTCAGCCTGGCGTGCTTCACGGAGGAAGACGGGAAGCCTGGCACTCTGGTGGGATTCAATATTGTGCTGGTGAAGAGTAAGGATGACCCTGAAGAGGATATGGAAAAC GTAAAAGGCGAGTCCTGGAAGAAACTGCTCAAGACGTTAGTGGCTGCTGAGGACCTGGTAGACGTGTTTGATCACTACGGCGTGGACAGGTTTCTGACGTCGAGCGGGCTTACGGTTCTGCCGGAGTTTCGAGGGCAGAACATTGGCGGCAAGATATTTGCTGCTAG AGAGCCTCTCTGCAAAGCCCTCGGCATCAAAGCAACAGCAACTGTCTTCACAGCCATAACCTCCCAAGTTTTGGCAGCCAAGTGTGGATATGAGGTCCTGGCCGAACTGCCCTACTCCGCCATGATGAAGCAGGGTATAGACCTGACCGACTGCGAGTGCAAGACTGCTAAGCTGATGGGCAGGAAGTTCACGTAG
- the LOC135085694 gene encoding uncharacterized protein LOC135085694 produces MPWKRPDSVPKGQVWSTFKGRDRDGKPGLSFQIRDMEDEYKEQCLDLMQETFMRDEPLCKILDIKSDPTSIRTIRDNWEAYMSQGVSLACFTEEDGKPGTLVGFNIVLVKSKDDSEEDMENVKGETWKKVLKTLVAAEDLVNVFDHYGVDKFLTSSGLTVLPEFRGQNIGAKIFDAREPLCKALGIKATATVFTAITSQVLAAKCGYEVLAELPYSAMMEKGVDLTNCECKSAKLMGRKFT; encoded by the exons ATGCCCTGGAAAAGACCAGACAGCGTCCCCAAAGGGCAAGTTTGGAGCACCTTCAAAGGTCGGGATAGGGATGGAAAGCCTGGTCTATC GTTCCAAATCCGCGACATGGAAGACGAGTACAAGGAGCAATGCCTGGATCTGATGCAGGAGACGTTCATGAGGGATGAACCGCTCTGCAAGATATTGG ACATCAAGTCAGACCCAACATCAATAAGAACAATCCGGGACAACTGGGAGGCGTACATGTCGCAAGGAGTCAGCCTGGCGTGCTTCACGGAGGAGGACGGAAAGCCCGGCACTCTGGTGGGGTTCAATATTGTGCTGGTTAAGAGTAAGGACGACTCTGAAGAGGATATGGAGAAC GTAAAAGGAGAGACCTGGAAGAAAGTGCTCAAGACGTTAGTGGCTGCTGAGGACCTGGTAAACGTGTTTGACCACTACGGGGTGGACAAGTTTCTGACGTCGAGCGGGCTAACGGTACTGCCGGAGTTTAGAGGGCAGAACATTGGTGCAAAGATATTTGATGCCAG AGAGCCTCTCTGCAAAGCCCTCGGGATCAAGGCTACAGCCACAGTCTTCACAGCCATAACCTCTCAAGTTCTAGCAGCCAAGTGCGGGTATGAGGTCCTGGCCGAACTGCCCTACTCCGCCATGATGGAGAAGGGGGTAGACCTGACCAACTGCGAATGCAAGTCTGCTAAGCTGATGGGCAGGAAGTTCacgtag